One Gimesia aquarii DNA segment encodes these proteins:
- the proC gene encoding pyrroline-5-carboxylate reductase: MSENRCVKVGFIGAGRMATALAGGLISSGFTTAEHVLASDKFETALTGFAQETGAQAVESNLTVVQQAEVIILAVKPQQMIDVVQEIEGALNTQHLIVSIAAGCPLSFFLDELGKGVRMIRVMPNTPCMVQQGASAFSRGGQATDEDACLVESLLSTVGTAVEVPESQLDAVTGLSGSGPAYVYQVIEALSDGGVRMGLPRHIATQLAAQTVKGAAEMVLETGEHPGTLKDAVTSPGGTTIAGIHELEAGGLRHTLMSAVSAATNRSIELGKSSE; encoded by the coding sequence ATGTCAGAAAATAGATGCGTAAAGGTTGGATTCATCGGGGCGGGTCGTATGGCGACAGCTCTGGCAGGAGGGTTAATTTCATCTGGGTTCACAACAGCTGAACATGTATTGGCAAGTGATAAGTTTGAAACCGCTCTCACCGGATTTGCTCAAGAAACGGGTGCGCAAGCCGTCGAATCAAATCTGACCGTAGTTCAACAAGCTGAAGTCATTATTCTGGCGGTGAAACCACAGCAAATGATTGACGTTGTTCAGGAAATTGAAGGCGCTCTCAATACCCAACACCTGATTGTCTCCATCGCTGCAGGCTGTCCACTGTCGTTCTTTCTGGATGAACTTGGAAAAGGCGTACGAATGATTCGAGTTATGCCTAATACCCCCTGCATGGTTCAGCAGGGGGCCTCTGCCTTCTCACGAGGAGGTCAGGCAACTGATGAAGATGCGTGCCTGGTGGAGTCATTGCTTTCGACTGTTGGCACTGCAGTTGAAGTTCCGGAATCCCAACTGGATGCCGTGACTGGGTTATCTGGAAGTGGTCCTGCTTACGTTTATCAAGTGATTGAAGCGCTCAGTGATGGAGGCGTAAGGATGGGACTTCCCCGACACATCGCTACACAACTGGCTGCTCAAACGGTGAAAGGTGCCGCGGAGATGGTTCTTGAAACGGGTGAACATCCTGGTACCCTAAAAGATGCGGTCACCAGTCCCGGCGGCACTACTATTGCCGGCATCCACGAATTAGAAGCCGGTGGTTTAAGACACACTTTGATGAGTGCGGTTAGCGCTGCTACAAACCGATCGATTGAACTCGGTAAAAGCTCTGAATGA
- a CDS encoding iron chelate uptake ABC transporter family permease subunit — translation MRPFFLVFLLASFVPQSLVIAENNAREIQSQQSITNRSITMPTWSDWKRVLFLQDYNTRIVILGTTLLGMSAGMVGSFALLRKRALMGDALSHATLPGIAIAFIVATTLGLDGKSLPVLLVGAALSGLMGIATILLIRNLTRLKEDAALGIVLSVFFGAGIALLGIVQQMETGHAAGLESFIYGKTASMVASDAWLIGSAGMTCMLISILLFKELTLLCFDEGFADSRGFPVVFLDMMLMGLVVVVTIIGLQAVGLILMISLLVIPPAAARFWTEKMVNMTIVAIVLGALSSMIGSAMSAIFPNLPSGAMIVLVSTAMFLFSMVFGIPRGILIRKLRRHELNTKINRQHLLRGIYEYLEARGLLNEKQKLESMQVPIDAVFQMRSWSRPKLKKIIKRAQLEQLVELVHENQMQLTEAGLKEAIRLVHEHRLWELYLITYADVAPSKVDQDADAIEHVLEPEVISELESLLIQQTSEGVLQSPHTIDIDRNKTNSQNPHARRLR, via the coding sequence ATGAGGCCGTTCTTTCTGGTGTTTCTACTTGCCAGTTTTGTTCCGCAATCGTTAGTCATTGCGGAAAATAATGCGAGAGAAATTCAGTCACAACAGTCCATCACGAACCGTAGCATCACAATGCCCACATGGTCGGATTGGAAACGCGTTTTATTTTTACAGGATTATAACACAAGGATCGTCATCCTGGGCACTACACTCTTGGGAATGTCAGCCGGTATGGTTGGGAGCTTTGCCTTATTACGCAAACGAGCACTGATGGGAGACGCATTAAGTCACGCCACTCTTCCCGGTATTGCGATTGCCTTTATTGTCGCTACGACATTGGGTCTGGATGGAAAATCACTGCCAGTTTTACTCGTGGGAGCCGCTTTAAGTGGCTTAATGGGAATCGCCACCATTCTCCTCATCCGAAACCTGACACGTTTAAAAGAAGATGCCGCATTAGGAATTGTGTTGAGCGTATTTTTTGGCGCTGGAATCGCGCTCCTGGGAATCGTACAACAAATGGAAACCGGTCATGCTGCTGGCCTGGAATCATTCATTTATGGGAAGACCGCCTCGATGGTCGCCAGCGATGCCTGGCTTATCGGGAGTGCTGGTATGACTTGCATGCTGATTTCCATTCTGTTGTTTAAAGAATTGACACTCCTTTGTTTTGATGAAGGTTTTGCCGACTCGCGTGGCTTCCCCGTCGTTTTTCTGGACATGATGCTGATGGGGCTCGTGGTTGTGGTTACCATTATTGGACTGCAAGCGGTGGGATTGATTCTGATGATTTCTCTACTGGTCATTCCTCCCGCTGCAGCACGTTTCTGGACCGAAAAAATGGTCAACATGACAATCGTGGCCATCGTGCTCGGAGCCCTTAGTAGTATGATCGGCTCAGCCATGAGTGCCATCTTTCCCAATCTTCCCTCGGGTGCAATGATTGTGCTGGTCTCGACGGCGATGTTCTTGTTCAGCATGGTCTTTGGTATTCCACGCGGCATCTTGATCCGTAAACTACGACGACACGAATTGAACACAAAAATCAATCGACAACACCTGCTACGTGGCATTTATGAATACCTTGAAGCGCGTGGACTTCTCAATGAAAAACAGAAATTGGAATCCATGCAGGTCCCCATTGACGCAGTCTTTCAAATGCGAAGCTGGTCTCGACCGAAACTCAAAAAAATCATAAAACGCGCCCAACTAGAACAACTTGTCGAACTAGTTCATGAAAACCAGATGCAACTCACGGAAGCAGGGCTCAAAGAAGCAATTCGACTCGTACACGAACATCGTTTGTGGGAACTGTATTTGATCACATATGCCGATGTTGCTCCGAGTAAAGTCGATCAGGATGCCGATGCGATCGAACATGTCCTGGAACCAGAAGTGATCTCAGAATTAGAATCGTTGCTGATTCAACAAACATCTGAAGGGGTACTTCAAAGTCCACACACGATAGATATTGATCGAAACAAAACCAATTCACAAAATCCTCATGCTCGAAGGTTACGCTAA
- a CDS encoding metal ABC transporter permease, whose amino-acid sequence MSGLEQWNWSLDGWIIAAGILCAVSSALLGNFLVLRKMSMLGDAITHAILPGLAAAFFLSDSRSSIPMFAGAVLAGILTALFTEWIRSFGKVDEGASMGVVFTSLFALGLVMIVQAADHVDLDPGCVLYGAIELTPLDTILISGWEIPRVVVVLSVVLLVNLLFVVLFLKELKLSSFDPALATTTGFNATLIHYTLMTLVAVTAVASFETVGNILVVAMFVVPPAAAYMLTDRLVRMIVLSVILAIIAAVLGHISAMTVPRWFGFQSTSTAGMMAVAAGLLFIIAALFAPRHGIIVVFVRRQILAWKILAEDIIALMYRIEERDPQLKPDAAYLREILFSSPLPTDWSLHFLARHGQVIDSNGTYELTETGRDRARQLVRSHRLWEHYLVEHAGMSAENIHKQAEQLEHFTDRQLREKLNKDTLDTDQDPHGRPIPPEDERG is encoded by the coding sequence ATGAGTGGATTGGAACAGTGGAACTGGTCTCTTGATGGGTGGATCATCGCCGCTGGTATTTTGTGTGCTGTCTCGTCGGCACTGTTGGGAAATTTTCTCGTCCTGCGGAAAATGAGCATGCTCGGTGATGCTATTACGCATGCCATTTTGCCTGGTCTGGCAGCAGCGTTCTTTCTCAGCGATAGCCGCAGCAGTATTCCAATGTTTGCTGGGGCAGTTTTAGCAGGTATCTTAACGGCGTTATTTACAGAATGGATTCGGAGCTTTGGGAAAGTAGACGAAGGGGCCTCGATGGGTGTAGTCTTCACTTCTCTATTTGCTTTAGGTCTGGTGATGATCGTGCAAGCAGCAGATCATGTTGATCTGGATCCGGGGTGTGTTCTATATGGAGCGATCGAACTGACCCCCCTTGATACAATCCTCATTTCCGGTTGGGAAATACCGCGTGTTGTCGTGGTGCTGTCTGTTGTGTTACTGGTCAATCTTTTATTTGTGGTCCTGTTTCTAAAAGAATTGAAACTCAGCTCATTTGACCCGGCCCTGGCAACCACGACAGGTTTTAATGCCACACTCATTCATTACACTTTGATGACACTCGTTGCCGTTACCGCAGTCGCCAGTTTTGAAACGGTTGGAAATATCCTAGTGGTGGCAATGTTTGTCGTACCGCCGGCTGCCGCTTATATGTTAACAGATCGCCTGGTACGCATGATTGTTCTCAGTGTCATTCTGGCAATCATCGCAGCAGTCCTCGGCCATATCAGCGCGATGACAGTTCCTCGCTGGTTTGGATTTCAGAGCACATCCACAGCGGGAATGATGGCAGTCGCCGCAGGATTGCTGTTTATCATCGCAGCGTTATTTGCACCACGGCATGGAATCATTGTCGTCTTTGTGCGAAGGCAGATCCTTGCCTGGAAAATTCTTGCTGAAGACATTATCGCTTTGATGTACCGGATCGAAGAACGTGATCCTCAACTAAAACCTGATGCGGCTTACCTGAGAGAAATTCTTTTTTCGAGTCCGCTGCCTACCGATTGGAGTCTCCACTTCCTGGCCAGACATGGTCAAGTTATCGATTCAAATGGAACCTACGAGTTAACAGAAACTGGCCGTGATCGCGCACGACAATTAGTTCGCTCTCATCGACTATGGGAACATTACTTAGTTGAACACGCAGGTATGTCTGCTGAAAACATTCACAAACAGGCCGAACAACTGGAACACTTCACTGATCGCCAGTTGCGCGAAAAATTGAATAAAGACACATTAGACACTGATCAAGATCCACACGGGCGCCCCATTCCACCTGAGGATGAGAGGGGTTAA
- a CDS encoding menaquinone biosynthetic enzyme MqnA/MqnD family protein: MSDLVPPPIRVGAVSYLNSKPLIEDLEGLAENAELMLDYPSLLADDLAAGRIDVGLVPSIEVFRSSNYEVISNACVATQGPVLSVKMYSRVPLGKIRRLALDMGSRTSATLVRIMLAEQYGVIPEVEPLPIEQTIEATTADAILLIGDRAIHTPSTKFVSTWDLGEEWLRWTGLPFVFAMWAVRRDQETGSLETSLCQSRDKGVTLLDEIACREAPKLGIDVSVAQSYLKNNLSFYLGPAECCGLRLFQELAIKTGLAPEGVPLVFRNCISAG, encoded by the coding sequence ATGTCTGACTTGGTTCCACCCCCGATACGTGTGGGGGCGGTCTCCTATCTCAACTCGAAACCTTTAATTGAAGATCTGGAAGGTCTCGCTGAAAATGCTGAACTAATGTTAGATTATCCCAGCCTGCTGGCTGATGATCTGGCAGCAGGGCGGATTGATGTAGGATTAGTTCCTTCGATTGAGGTTTTTCGTAGTTCGAACTACGAAGTGATTTCGAATGCATGCGTGGCGACTCAAGGACCGGTATTGAGTGTGAAAATGTATAGTCGTGTGCCTCTAGGAAAGATCAGGCGACTGGCATTGGATATGGGCTCAAGGACGAGTGCAACTCTTGTCCGAATAATGTTAGCAGAGCAATATGGCGTGATTCCTGAAGTCGAGCCACTACCCATTGAACAGACAATCGAAGCAACAACCGCGGATGCGATTTTATTGATTGGTGATCGTGCCATTCATACACCGTCAACAAAGTTTGTATCGACCTGGGATTTAGGAGAAGAATGGTTACGCTGGACTGGCTTACCTTTTGTGTTTGCCATGTGGGCCGTTCGCAGAGACCAAGAGACAGGTTCACTAGAGACATCGTTATGCCAGTCACGTGATAAAGGGGTGACTCTGTTAGATGAAATTGCGTGTCGTGAGGCACCTAAGTTAGGAATCGATGTTTCTGTGGCGCAGAGTTATCTGAAAAATAATCTGAGTTTTTATCTGGGACCTGCAGAATGTTGTGGGTTACGTTTATTTCAAGAATTAGCTATTAAAACGGGACTTGCTCCCGAGGGGGTTCCTCTTGTCTTCCGAAATTGCATCTCTGCTGGATAA
- a CDS encoding metal ABC transporter ATP-binding protein yields MNIRESSTTTTKPELPLEETPLSVYDLTVAYHRKPVIWDVSFEIPPGKLVGIVGPNGAGKSTLIKAIMELIPKASGRVQIFGKPYQKNRQRVGYVPQRESVDWDFPVDALDVVTMGLYKEIGWCLPVRKKYRVLAMDALERVGIADYARRQISQLSGGQQQRTFLARALVQNADLYLMDEPFAAVDAATEKAIVQILQEMKEAGKTALVIHHDLQTVPEYFDYVILLNMRVIDHGLTADVFTPENLQKTYGGRLTLLEEATETMRRREQSL; encoded by the coding sequence ATGAATATTAGAGAGAGTTCCACTACGACTACAAAACCAGAACTCCCGCTCGAAGAAACTCCGCTCTCCGTCTATGACTTGACAGTGGCCTATCATCGAAAGCCCGTAATCTGGGATGTGAGTTTTGAAATTCCGCCGGGCAAATTAGTCGGGATAGTCGGTCCCAACGGTGCCGGGAAAAGTACATTGATCAAAGCCATCATGGAACTCATCCCCAAAGCTTCCGGACGAGTGCAAATATTTGGTAAACCCTATCAAAAAAATCGACAACGCGTTGGGTATGTCCCGCAAAGAGAAAGCGTTGACTGGGATTTTCCCGTGGATGCCCTGGATGTCGTGACAATGGGGCTTTACAAAGAGATCGGCTGGTGTCTTCCCGTTCGTAAAAAGTACCGCGTCCTGGCGATGGATGCGTTAGAACGGGTTGGTATCGCCGATTATGCTCGGCGGCAAATCAGTCAGCTTTCTGGTGGTCAACAACAGCGGACATTTTTAGCAAGAGCCCTGGTTCAGAATGCTGATTTGTATTTGATGGACGAGCCATTCGCGGCCGTTGATGCCGCTACCGAAAAAGCGATTGTCCAGATCCTGCAGGAAATGAAAGAGGCAGGAAAAACGGCACTGGTCATTCACCATGATCTGCAAACCGTACCCGAGTATTTTGACTATGTGATCTTACTCAATATGAGAGTCATCGATCACGGTTTAACCGCCGACGTGTTCACCCCAGAGAATCTTCAAAAGACCTATGGCGGACGCTTGACGTTATTGGAAGAAGCGACAGAAACCATGCGACGCCGGGAGCAGTCTTTATGA
- a CDS encoding metal ABC transporter solute-binding protein, Zn/Mn family, with amino-acid sequence MRRLFAFAFLLSFLVGCNSGENPSTSNASDSQDSGKELTYPIQAAATVGMVADLIKNVGGDHVNVTQIMGSGVDPHMHKATRDDVQTIMNADIVFYSGLMLEGKMADTLIKVSRNKPVYAVTELIDEKTLLEPDDFDGHYDPHVWMDVAAWSECVDAVQTALSNFNPTHAKDYQENAKAYKQQLENLHQYGLKIVKSIPEESRILVTSHDAFNYFGRAYGLNVQGVQGISTESEAGLKRINELVNMLVNKNIKAVFVESSVSKKNITALIDGAKAQGHDIIIGGELFSDAMGEPDTYEGTYIGMLDHNFTTVTRALGGTAPERGMQDKLSH; translated from the coding sequence ATGAGAAGGCTTTTTGCTTTCGCTTTTTTACTGAGTTTTCTGGTTGGATGTAATTCAGGGGAAAATCCCTCAACTAGTAATGCATCAGACTCACAAGATTCAGGAAAAGAACTAACCTATCCGATTCAGGCGGCAGCAACCGTTGGCATGGTTGCAGACCTCATCAAGAATGTTGGTGGTGATCATGTAAATGTGACTCAAATCATGGGTTCGGGCGTTGATCCTCATATGCATAAGGCAACCCGGGATGACGTGCAAACCATAATGAACGCCGATATCGTCTTTTACTCAGGCTTGATGCTGGAAGGCAAGATGGCGGATACATTGATTAAAGTTTCGCGAAACAAACCTGTTTACGCGGTCACAGAATTGATCGATGAAAAAACATTACTCGAACCAGACGACTTCGATGGTCACTACGATCCGCATGTCTGGATGGACGTCGCTGCCTGGTCAGAATGTGTTGATGCGGTGCAAACTGCCTTGAGTAATTTCAACCCGACTCATGCAAAAGACTATCAAGAAAACGCGAAAGCATACAAACAACAATTGGAAAACCTGCACCAATATGGTTTAAAAATCGTAAAGTCAATTCCTGAGGAAAGTCGCATTCTGGTTACTTCACATGACGCTTTCAATTATTTTGGTCGCGCTTACGGCTTGAATGTGCAAGGCGTTCAGGGAATTTCGACGGAATCAGAAGCGGGGCTCAAGCGAATTAACGAACTCGTCAATATGCTGGTTAACAAAAACATCAAAGCGGTATTTGTAGAAAGCAGTGTCTCGAAAAAGAATATCACCGCACTCATCGATGGGGCGAAAGCACAAGGACATGACATCATCATCGGTGGTGAATTATTTTCGGACGCCATGGGTGAACCGGACACCTATGAGGGTACTTATATCGGAATGCTGGATCATAATTTCACAACTGTCACGCGTGCCTTAGGTGGAACGGCTCCGGAAAGAGGTATGCAAGACAAACTCTCGCACTAA
- a CDS encoding prolyl oligopeptidase family serine peptidase encodes MLNLCAFRLFVFCCLLIPASHHLNAAEQNLKTWLAKPIIEKELPWKEVQKYIAPRVPGMPEIDSVDAWEKYISKVRSNVLNKVIFRGEAAKWRDSKLNVVWLETISGGPDYKIQKLRFEAVPGLWIPALLYVPKQLSGKVPVVMNVNGHDRNGKAADYKQVRCINQAKRGMIALNIEWLGMGQLNVPGLMHYRMNQLDLCGTSGLAPFYLSMKRGLDVLLSHPNADPERVAVAGLSGGGWQTIFISSLDKRVTLSNPVAGYSSFLTRNYHTKDLGDSEQTPNDLAVYADYTHLTAMRAPRPTLLTNNSKDNCCFESGYAQPPLLKAAFPVYKLYDKENHLQSHVNDDPGDHNFLQDNREALYRMFSAYFSEPGKPLPTKEFECSSEIKSADELKIELPKNNETFHSLALRLCKDLPRKAALSSTKNPRKLLKKIVNYKKTLATGEKNSQAAIDNTTIKFWKLRINEDWTVPATEFSKGPSKSTTIVVADEGRKSLASTVEKLLAQGETVLAIDPFYFGESKISQRDFLYGLLVASVGERPLGIQASQLTAIARWLQKKQNQNSVKVQAEGPRSSLYTLVAAAIEPKTFSSISLKDSMGSLKQIIEENKSVNQAPELFCFGLLKAFDIKQLVELAGSEKVQFIEPSDRVKQELPQIRVNKDVSYLGKGRTEKLDLYLPDPKFQKGPYPAIVIIHGGGWHGGDKAARREQNIGNSLAKAGYVCASINYQLAKKRSKFTDNLKQVWPGHLQDCKTAVRFLRKHASQYQIDANHIGAIGGSAGGHLVAVLAVTGNDPKLDPHEPYAGFSSRIQAVVPMYGAHDLIALARSRDLLSSFSEEEKQISQQASAVTHITNDDPPFLILHGTKDALVPVEQSEILAAALKKGNIPVELLIIEGAPHSFHLQPKQKDLRPPVIGFFDRHLKP; translated from the coding sequence ATGCTTAACCTATGCGCTTTCCGTTTGTTCGTTTTTTGTTGCCTGCTGATTCCTGCCTCCCACCACCTCAATGCCGCAGAGCAAAATCTGAAAACGTGGCTCGCAAAACCAATTATTGAAAAAGAACTTCCGTGGAAGGAAGTCCAAAAATATATCGCACCTAGGGTCCCTGGAATGCCTGAAATTGACAGTGTGGATGCATGGGAAAAATATATCTCCAAGGTACGTAGTAATGTTTTAAATAAAGTCATATTCCGAGGAGAAGCAGCAAAATGGCGCGATTCAAAACTGAATGTTGTCTGGCTCGAAACCATTTCAGGTGGTCCCGATTACAAAATTCAGAAACTGAGATTCGAAGCAGTGCCCGGCCTTTGGATTCCCGCTCTACTTTATGTTCCGAAACAGCTTAGTGGAAAAGTTCCCGTCGTCATGAATGTCAATGGGCACGATCGGAATGGCAAAGCAGCCGACTACAAACAGGTACGCTGTATCAATCAGGCCAAACGCGGCATGATCGCATTGAACATTGAATGGTTGGGAATGGGACAATTAAATGTGCCCGGCCTGATGCATTATCGCATGAATCAATTGGACCTGTGTGGTACGAGTGGACTCGCGCCATTTTATCTTTCTATGAAACGCGGACTTGACGTCCTGCTTTCACACCCCAATGCAGACCCTGAGCGCGTTGCTGTCGCCGGCCTTTCAGGCGGTGGCTGGCAGACGATCTTCATCAGTTCGCTGGATAAACGCGTGACACTTTCCAATCCGGTTGCCGGCTATTCCAGCTTTTTGACGCGCAACTATCATACAAAAGATCTGGGAGATTCCGAACAGACTCCCAACGATCTGGCGGTGTATGCAGACTACACCCATCTCACAGCCATGCGTGCCCCGCGGCCTACTTTGTTGACCAATAACTCGAAAGACAACTGCTGTTTTGAATCCGGTTATGCACAGCCCCCACTTCTGAAGGCAGCCTTCCCCGTTTACAAACTATATGACAAAGAAAACCATTTACAGTCGCATGTCAACGACGATCCCGGTGATCACAATTTTTTACAGGATAATCGCGAAGCGCTGTACCGGATGTTCTCAGCCTACTTTTCCGAACCAGGTAAGCCACTACCCACTAAGGAATTCGAATGTAGCTCAGAAATAAAATCGGCAGACGAACTCAAAATTGAACTTCCCAAAAATAATGAGACATTTCATTCACTGGCGTTAAGGCTATGCAAAGATCTCCCCCGAAAAGCGGCTTTATCTTCTACAAAGAATCCCAGGAAATTGCTCAAAAAGATTGTGAATTACAAAAAAACACTGGCGACGGGAGAAAAAAACAGTCAAGCGGCGATAGACAATACAACCATTAAATTCTGGAAGTTAAGGATCAATGAAGACTGGACGGTTCCAGCTACAGAGTTTTCGAAAGGCCCCTCTAAATCAACGACAATCGTTGTCGCCGATGAAGGTCGCAAAAGTCTGGCATCAACGGTTGAAAAACTGCTTGCGCAAGGTGAAACGGTTCTGGCCATCGATCCCTTTTATTTTGGGGAGTCAAAAATCAGTCAACGCGATTTCCTGTATGGCCTGTTAGTCGCTTCAGTTGGAGAACGTCCGCTGGGAATCCAGGCGAGTCAGTTAACGGCAATTGCCCGCTGGTTACAAAAGAAACAAAACCAAAATTCCGTTAAAGTTCAAGCAGAAGGACCTCGTAGTAGCCTGTATACTCTTGTCGCGGCTGCCATCGAACCAAAGACCTTTTCTAGTATCAGTTTAAAAGATTCGATGGGCTCACTGAAACAAATCATTGAAGAAAATAAGTCCGTCAACCAGGCACCTGAATTATTCTGTTTCGGATTACTCAAGGCATTCGACATCAAACAACTTGTGGAACTAGCGGGATCAGAAAAAGTCCAATTCATTGAACCAAGCGATCGCGTCAAACAGGAATTGCCTCAAATTCGCGTTAATAAAGATGTCAGCTATCTGGGTAAAGGACGCACTGAAAAACTCGACCTGTATTTACCAGACCCCAAGTTTCAGAAAGGACCTTACCCCGCAATCGTCATTATCCACGGAGGTGGCTGGCACGGCGGTGATAAGGCAGCTCGACGAGAACAAAACATTGGCAACTCACTCGCCAAAGCGGGTTACGTTTGTGCCAGTATCAATTATCAGCTGGCCAAGAAACGATCGAAATTTACAGACAACCTGAAACAAGTTTGGCCTGGGCATCTACAGGATTGTAAAACAGCAGTTCGTTTTTTGCGAAAACATGCAAGCCAGTATCAGATTGACGCCAATCATATCGGAGCCATCGGTGGCTCTGCCGGCGGTCATCTGGTCGCCGTGCTGGCTGTCACCGGTAATGATCCCAAACTAGACCCTCATGAACCCTATGCCGGATTTTCTTCCCGCATTCAAGCCGTTGTTCCCATGTATGGTGCGCATGATCTGATTGCACTGGCCCGATCAAGGGACTTACTCTCTTCATTTTCTGAAGAAGAAAAGCAGATCAGTCAACAGGCCTCGGCAGTCACCCACATTACGAATGATGATCCTCCATTCCTGATCCTGCATGGTACCAAAGATGCTCTGGTTCCTGTTGAGCAATCAGAAATTTTAGCGGCCGCTCTGAAAAAGGGAAATATCCCCGTAGAATTGCTCATCATCGAGGGAGCACCTCATAGCTTTCATCTCCAGCCAAAACAAAAAGACTTACGGCCACCCGTCATCGGATTCTTTGATCGCCACCTGAAACCCTGA